A window of the Desulforapulum autotrophicum HRM2 genome harbors these coding sequences:
- a CDS encoding metallophosphoesterase family protein, with amino-acid sequence MRLIILSDIHANLEAFTEVLAWVDRSFQGREVPDRIISLGDNIGYGPDPNGVMEIICERNILSVLGNHEMAVLNPAFLACFNPVAKKAADHTRSHLLPAFKQVFGGWSQSLVVENLLFVHGSPPESPFVYLFQLSDVILQRKMEAMDQWVCFTGHTHDLELIVLDNGNLTHQELGQGEIFLDRQKKYIVNAGSVGQPRDGNPSAKIVVFDMETGRLEVVFVPYDCHTTAMKIRRTSIPDVYADKLLKRF; translated from the coding sequence ATGCGTTTGATCATTTTATCCGATATCCACGCAAATCTGGAGGCGTTTACCGAGGTGCTTGCCTGGGTTGACCGCTCATTCCAGGGTCGGGAAGTGCCCGACCGGATCATTTCCCTTGGCGACAACATCGGCTATGGTCCGGATCCCAACGGAGTGATGGAAATAATCTGTGAGCGAAATATTCTATCGGTTCTGGGCAATCACGAGATGGCAGTTCTCAACCCTGCTTTTCTTGCCTGCTTTAATCCTGTTGCAAAAAAGGCTGCGGACCACACCCGGTCCCATCTTCTACCCGCCTTTAAACAGGTCTTTGGAGGATGGTCCCAGAGTCTGGTTGTTGAAAACCTGCTTTTTGTACACGGGTCGCCTCCGGAGTCGCCGTTTGTTTACCTTTTTCAGCTTTCAGACGTTATTCTCCAGAGGAAAATGGAAGCCATGGATCAGTGGGTCTGTTTTACCGGTCATACCCATGACCTGGAATTGATTGTCCTTGACAATGGAAACCTGACCCACCAGGAACTCGGCCAGGGGGAAATTTTTCTGGACAGGCAAAAAAAATACATTGTAAACGCCGGCAGTGTGGGGCAGCCAAGGGATGGAAATCCCTCTGCCAAAATAGTGGTGTTTGACATGGAAACCGGGCGGCTTGAGGTCGTGTTTGTACCATACGACTGCCACACCACAGCCATGAAAATCCGTAGGACCTCCATTCCGGACGTGTACGCGGATAAACTATTGAAACGGTTTTAA
- a CDS encoding DEAD/DEAH box helicase, with translation MKFEKYHISEDLKKNLAALGFVRPTDIQFKAIPSILKGEDVLAIAQTGTGKTAAFAIPVIDRIHSYKTSKRTRGIRCLVMVPTRELAEQIGGVFDTLSRHTKVKTFALYGGVEQDRQIKRLQDGIDILIATPGRMFDLISQGHINLDNVNTLVLDEADHMLDLGFITDIHHVKQKLVKRHQTLFFSATINQKIKKLAFSQVKTTAIRIQISPDDPVSKNVSHFVMFVEMDDKRFFLENFIKENPSAKIIVFVRTRVRAERVAKAMERVGIETSTIHGEKDQTLRSLVMQRFKNNEISILIATDVSARGIDIPNVDFVINYDLPDQAENYVHRVGRTGRGVKKGSAISYCSRNERERLDEIQTFINKKVEVVHVTKNDYAMVVEPEQSFEDVRDLIADHEQWLKGKKKKRSK, from the coding sequence ATGAAATTTGAAAAATACCACATTTCTGAAGATCTCAAAAAAAATCTTGCTGCCCTTGGATTTGTACGACCCACGGACATCCAGTTCAAGGCGATCCCTTCGATCCTCAAGGGTGAAGATGTACTGGCCATTGCCCAGACTGGAACAGGAAAGACCGCGGCCTTTGCCATTCCAGTCATCGACCGGATACACTCGTACAAAACCAGCAAAAGAACCCGGGGCATCCGATGCCTTGTCATGGTTCCCACACGTGAGCTTGCCGAACAGATCGGCGGGGTGTTTGACACCCTTTCCCGCCACACCAAGGTCAAAACCTTTGCCCTTTACGGCGGGGTCGAACAGGATCGCCAGATCAAACGCCTCCAGGACGGCATCGACATCCTCATTGCAACCCCGGGAAGGATGTTCGACCTCATCAGCCAGGGCCACATCAACCTTGACAACGTCAACACCCTGGTGCTGGACGAGGCAGATCACATGCTTGACCTTGGATTTATCACCGACATCCACCATGTAAAACAAAAACTGGTCAAACGTCACCAGACCCTGTTCTTTTCGGCTACCATCAACCAGAAGATCAAAAAACTTGCCTTTTCCCAGGTCAAGACCACAGCCATCCGTATTCAGATCTCCCCGGACGACCCGGTTTCAAAAAATGTTTCTCACTTTGTGATGTTTGTGGAGATGGACGACAAACGGTTCTTTCTTGAAAACTTCATCAAGGAAAACCCCAGCGCCAAAATCATTGTGTTTGTCAGAACAAGGGTCCGGGCCGAACGTGTGGCAAAAGCCATGGAACGGGTGGGAATAGAGACATCCACCATCCACGGAGAAAAGGACCAGACACTCAGGTCCCTGGTCATGCAGCGGTTCAAGAATAACGAAATCAGTATCCTCATCGCAACGGATGTGAGCGCCAGGGGAATCGACATCCCCAACGTGGACTTTGTCATCAACTATGACCTTCCAGACCAGGCTGAAAACTATGTCCACCGGGTTGGACGGACAGGCCGGGGGGTGAAAAAGGGAAGTGCCATCTCCTATTGCAGCAGGAATGAAAGAGAACGACTGGACGAAATCCAGACCTTTATTAATAAAAAGGTCGAGGTGGTCCATGTCACAAAGAACGACTACGCCATGGTGGTCGAACCTGAACAGTCGTTTGAAGACGTCCGGGACCTGATTGCAGACCACGAGCAATGGCTCAAAGGCAAGAAAAAAAAGCGTTCAAAATAA
- a CDS encoding protein kinase domain-containing protein, whose translation MKYIGKFKVAGLLGKGGMGKVFKVEYPVTGKIGALKLLEPVPLLTTLMGEKGVEDLFVAEAVTLASLRHPHVVEILDFDRFEGKPFYTMGFYSNNLGALMGESYETERPSRVIKIERSVGYILQILDGLACLHDRSVIHRDIKPFNILLDDLDNVKICDFGLSKLRNETFHGHASLKVGSPYYASPEQEKDPDGVDETADLYSVGVMLFRMLTGKLPEKKSRASELNSDLDPTWDDFFDRAMAFLPGHRFPDADSMAEDLKGLCLAWIEKKEKFCSVSMDWLNETEPFQRQIKVRHLPEKIPRARAQKAFDLDSLMRPRQILPKHFKALGSDLVKDPETGLVWQSSGTRFPVNWKEGCAYVQRLNRERYQGFDNWRMPTAAELLTIISPLPKGTGLCLEPVFDLRQHWLWSADRATFTSAWYASLELGFIDSSDLSSYYHVKAVCTPPGL comes from the coding sequence ATGAAATATATTGGAAAATTCAAGGTTGCAGGGCTGCTTGGCAAGGGTGGAATGGGCAAGGTGTTCAAGGTCGAATACCCGGTCACGGGCAAGATCGGGGCGTTAAAACTTCTGGAACCGGTGCCGCTTTTGACAACCCTCATGGGTGAAAAGGGTGTGGAGGATCTCTTTGTGGCTGAAGCCGTGACCCTTGCCTCGCTTCGCCATCCCCATGTGGTTGAGATCCTTGACTTTGACCGCTTTGAGGGCAAGCCCTTTTACACCATGGGTTTTTATTCGAACAACCTTGGAGCCCTCATGGGAGAGTCCTATGAAACCGAACGGCCTTCACGGGTCATCAAGATTGAACGGTCCGTGGGATACATTCTGCAGATTCTCGACGGTCTTGCCTGCCTCCATGACCGATCGGTGATCCATCGGGATATTAAACCCTTTAACATTCTTCTGGATGATCTTGACAATGTAAAAATTTGTGATTTCGGCCTTTCCAAGCTGAGGAACGAAACATTCCATGGCCATGCAAGCCTCAAGGTGGGATCCCCCTACTATGCTTCACCAGAACAGGAAAAGGACCCGGACGGAGTGGATGAAACCGCTGATCTTTATTCCGTGGGGGTGATGCTGTTCCGGATGCTCACCGGGAAATTGCCTGAAAAGAAGAGCAGAGCCAGTGAGCTTAATTCCGATCTTGACCCGACATGGGACGATTTTTTTGACCGGGCCATGGCCTTTTTGCCGGGCCATCGATTCCCAGATGCTGATTCCATGGCCGAAGATCTCAAGGGGCTCTGCCTTGCCTGGATTGAAAAAAAAGAAAAGTTCTGTTCGGTGTCCATGGACTGGCTCAACGAAACCGAGCCTTTTCAAAGACAGATCAAGGTTCGTCACCTTCCTGAAAAAATCCCCAGAGCAAGGGCCCAGAAAGCTTTTGATCTGGACAGCCTCATGCGTCCAAGGCAAATTCTGCCCAAGCATTTTAAAGCCCTTGGGTCTGACCTGGTCAAGGACCCTGAAACCGGACTTGTCTGGCAGAGTTCCGGTACCCGGTTCCCGGTCAACTGGAAAGAGGGCTGTGCCTATGTCCAACGATTGAACCGGGAACGATACCAGGGATTTGATAACTGGCGAATGCCCACGGCAGCAGAACTACTCACCATCATAAGTCCGTTGCCCAAGGGAACCGGGCTCTGCCTTGAACCGGTATTTGATCTTCGCCAGCACTGGCTGTGGAGTGCCGACCGGGCCACCTTCACCTCAGCATGGTATGCAAGCCTGGAGCTTGGGTTCATCGACAGCAGCGATCTTTCAAGCTATTACCATGTCAAGGCCGTGTGCACGCCACCCGGCCTATAA